One genomic region from Bradyrhizobium icense encodes:
- a CDS encoding GNAT family N-acetyltransferase translates to MADITDISTVRRASSKDASAPAIGDALTPLTGISAPQWRALTERVAEPNGYYLPEWELAVNASARGRQNAAALGAWRDSSTLIGLVPVISMWRAYKVPLPALVSADPYGTLCTPLLDRDMAEEAVTGILRRARRAGAHALIFRAASLDGAAMKAFTDALHRGGMQPLVLQSHVRACLDATADANTVLRDALGAKKLKELRRQRNRLAEHGAVHFDVARTPGEIAAAVETFLVLEASGWKGQRGTALGQHEGDAAFVRRATSALAEIGQCEIVTLRAGETPVAAAIVLRHQDRAFYFKLGVDERFAKFSPGVQLTLELTQHLCADPAIAMVDSTANPDHPMINPIWRGRLAIGDVLIPLRRNDPVVALIRAALPLRSAIREPARRLIHFVRKSREKS, encoded by the coding sequence GTGGCCGATATTACCGATATATCGACGGTGCGCCGAGCATCGAGCAAGGACGCGAGTGCGCCAGCCATCGGCGATGCGCTGACGCCGCTTACCGGCATCTCCGCGCCCCAATGGCGCGCGCTTACCGAACGCGTCGCCGAGCCGAACGGCTATTACTTGCCCGAATGGGAGTTGGCGGTGAACGCTTCGGCGCGAGGTCGCCAGAACGCCGCCGCGCTCGGCGCGTGGCGCGATTCATCCACCTTGATCGGCCTGGTGCCCGTGATCTCGATGTGGCGCGCCTACAAGGTTCCGCTGCCCGCTCTGGTCAGCGCCGATCCCTACGGCACGCTTTGCACGCCGCTGCTCGATCGCGACATGGCGGAGGAAGCCGTCACCGGCATCCTGCGCCGGGCCCGGCGCGCCGGCGCGCATGCGCTGATTTTTCGAGCCGCCTCGCTCGATGGCGCGGCGATGAAGGCGTTTACCGACGCGCTGCATCGCGGCGGCATGCAGCCGCTGGTGCTGCAGTCGCATGTCCGCGCCTGCCTCGATGCCACGGCCGACGCCAATACGGTGCTACGCGACGCGCTCGGCGCAAAGAAACTGAAAGAACTGCGCCGCCAGCGCAATCGCCTTGCCGAACACGGCGCTGTCCATTTCGATGTGGCGCGGACGCCCGGCGAGATCGCCGCCGCCGTCGAAACATTCCTGGTGCTGGAGGCCAGCGGCTGGAAGGGCCAGCGTGGCACGGCCCTCGGCCAGCACGAGGGCGATGCGGCCTTCGTTCGCCGCGCCACTTCGGCGCTGGCCGAGATCGGTCAATGCGAGATCGTGACCTTGCGGGCCGGCGAGACGCCGGTGGCGGCAGCGATCGTGCTACGCCATCAGGACCGCGCCTTCTACTTCAAGCTCGGCGTCGACGAGCGCTTCGCGAAGTTTTCGCCGGGCGTGCAACTGACGCTGGAGCTGACGCAGCATCTTTGCGCCGACCCCGCCATTGCCATGGTGGATTCCACCGCAAATCCCGACCATCCCATGATCAACCCGATCTGGCGCGGACGCCTTGCGATCGGCGACGTGTTGATTCCGCTGCGGCGGAACGATCCGGTGGTGGCGTTGATTCGCGCCGCGCTCCCGTTGCGGTCCGCAATCCGCGAGCCGGCGCGACGTCTCATCCATTTCGTCAGAAAGAGTCGGGAGAAATCCTAA